A single region of the Novosphingobium sp. SL115 genome encodes:
- a CDS encoding phosphoenolpyruvate carboxylase yields the protein MKTVAKLKARLQKLHERTAETPLFNPVFQLSHDLSRLLEGGGLDLDDIDGLVAELECEALQSRAVRLRRLVAPTAADENLSRLTGLNDEEDSFSQFRARWEKPLLHAVFTAHPTFLLSPAQADAVATAAIQDDPQASTVCTVPSSGPQITLEFEHIEVSEAITRAAAARDKINATLLSHARQRWPGRWLDFRPLPFRFATWVGYDMDGRTDIGWTTSIAFRLREKARRLASYAVTLRAIDEGHPLLATLDAAEGQASEMAEAFSVPLDTPEALSIAANRLSADDPAKLLSLTPLIDALEAEAKKADDDKAIALATLAAAMRADGLGIGWIHFRVNSSQLHNALRRRIDPDGTLDLGSKGALSRLRELLADVKPLRVNFGALAIETSTAMRQFLVMAKILQHIDADAPIRMLIAECEQPQTVLAALYFARLFGIEGKVDVSPLFETETALEHGGRFLEALLAEDAYRNYARLRGRVSIQTGFSDAGRFMGQLPAALAIERLQGRLAEAMKANGLTDVAALIFDTHGESMGRGAHPSGFADRLTWPLSNWARRRFAKAGIVIEPEASFQGGDGYLFFRNDDLALATLVRIAEAEAAEPDLAAKDPFYDRTDLSLDFYRSIRRVQREHLESATYSRALTAFGLGLLKSTGSRVSRRQSDIGADRTMSLRQIRAIPHNAILQQIGYPVNVIAGAGTAAGEEMEAVAELLGRSERGNQLVRLLRAANGIASIKTVAAHGELFNSAYWASRPYRGTETALEGACLALAEYLTKDDRSGVFRRLTSRLRVDWMKLHRLLSLVPGHKSGRDAAQDADRRNIGLLQSVRLALLMHMFIRAVQVPPFARSNDVSRDDVLEMVLSLRVDDALAQLRRAYPVIEPEITDFAVDEATDYPDHRGEDYGAIRARFIDPIERAHALNIRIAVAIANYFGAHG from the coding sequence ATGAAGACGGTCGCAAAGCTCAAGGCCAGGTTGCAAAAACTCCATGAGCGGACGGCCGAAACGCCGCTGTTCAACCCTGTCTTCCAACTCAGCCACGATCTGTCCCGCCTGCTCGAAGGCGGCGGCTTGGATCTGGACGATATCGACGGCCTTGTTGCCGAACTGGAATGCGAAGCCCTCCAAAGTCGCGCCGTGCGGCTGCGGCGGCTGGTTGCGCCCACCGCCGCTGACGAAAACCTGTCGCGCCTCACCGGCCTGAATGATGAGGAAGACAGCTTTTCGCAGTTCCGCGCGCGTTGGGAAAAGCCGCTGCTGCACGCAGTCTTCACCGCGCACCCCACGTTCCTGCTATCCCCGGCTCAGGCCGACGCGGTTGCCACCGCCGCCATTCAGGATGATCCGCAGGCCTCGACCGTCTGCACCGTTCCGTCGTCCGGGCCGCAGATCACGCTGGAATTCGAACACATCGAAGTGTCCGAAGCCATCACCCGCGCCGCTGCCGCGCGTGACAAGATCAATGCTACGTTGCTCTCCCATGCGCGCCAGCGCTGGCCGGGCCGCTGGTTGGATTTCCGCCCGCTGCCGTTCCGCTTTGCCACCTGGGTCGGCTATGACATGGATGGCCGCACCGATATCGGCTGGACCACCTCCATCGCGTTTCGCCTGCGCGAAAAGGCGCGCCGTCTGGCGTCCTATGCCGTAACCTTGCGCGCCATCGATGAAGGCCATCCTCTGCTTGCCACGCTTGACGCGGCTGAGGGCCAGGCATCTGAAATGGCCGAAGCGTTTTCGGTTCCGCTCGACACACCCGAAGCGCTCAGCATTGCTGCAAACCGCCTGTCGGCAGACGATCCGGCCAAGCTGCTCAGCCTTACCCCGCTGATCGACGCGCTGGAAGCCGAAGCGAAGAAGGCCGATGATGACAAGGCGATTGCCCTTGCCACGCTGGCTGCGGCTATGCGCGCCGATGGCCTTGGCATCGGCTGGATTCACTTCCGCGTAAACTCGTCGCAGCTTCATAACGCCCTGCGCCGCCGGATTGACCCCGATGGCACGCTTGATCTTGGCAGCAAGGGCGCGCTGTCGCGCCTGCGCGAACTGCTGGCTGATGTTAAGCCGCTGCGCGTCAACTTCGGCGCGCTGGCCATCGAAACCAGCACCGCCATGCGCCAGTTTTTGGTCATGGCCAAAATCCTTCAGCATATCGACGCCGATGCGCCGATCCGTATGCTGATTGCGGAATGCGAACAGCCGCAGACCGTGCTGGCCGCGCTCTACTTCGCGCGCCTGTTCGGGATCGAGGGCAAGGTCGACGTCTCGCCCCTGTTCGAAACCGAAACTGCGCTGGAACACGGCGGGCGCTTCCTTGAGGCGCTGCTGGCCGAAGACGCCTATCGCAATTATGCCCGCCTGCGTGGACGGGTATCGATCCAGACCGGTTTTTCGGATGCGGGCCGCTTCATGGGCCAGCTTCCCGCTGCCCTTGCCATCGAACGCCTGCAAGGCCGCCTTGCCGAAGCAATGAAGGCCAACGGCCTGACCGATGTGGCCGCGCTGATCTTCGACACCCATGGCGAATCCATGGGACGTGGCGCGCATCCGTCAGGCTTTGCTGATCGTCTCACATGGCCGCTGTCCAACTGGGCACGCCGCCGCTTTGCCAAGGCCGGGATCGTCATCGAACCCGAAGCCAGCTTTCAGGGCGGCGATGGCTATCTGTTCTTCCGCAACGACGATCTGGCGCTGGCAACGCTGGTCCGCATTGCCGAAGCGGAGGCCGCCGAACCCGATCTTGCGGCCAAAGACCCGTTCTATGACCGCACTGACCTCAGCCTTGATTTCTACCGGTCGATCCGCCGGGTGCAGCGTGAACATCTGGAAAGCGCAACCTATTCCCGCGCGCTGACCGCGTTCGGCCTTGGCCTGCTGAAATCGACTGGCAGCCGCGTTTCGCGCCGTCAGTCCGATATCGGGGCTGATCGCACCATGAGCCTGCGTCAGATCCGCGCCATTCCGCACAACGCCATCCTTCAGCAAATCGGCTATCCGGTGAACGTGATTGCGGGTGCTGGCACCGCTGCGGGTGAGGAAATGGAAGCCGTGGCCGAACTTCTGGGGCGGTCGGAACGCGGCAACCAGTTGGTGCGCTTGCTGCGCGCGGCCAATGGCATCGCCTCGATCAAGACGGTTGCCGCCCATGGTGAACTGTTCAATTCCGCCTATTGGGCAAGCCGTCCCTATCGCGGCACCGAAACCGCGCTGGAAGGTGCATGTCTGGCCTTGGCGGAATATCTGACCAAGGATGACCGTTCAGGCGTGTTCCGCCGGCTCACGTCGCGCCTGCGGGTGGACTGGATGAAGCTGCACCGCCTGCTGTCGCTGGTGCCGGGGCACAAATCCGGCCGCGATGCCGCACAGGATGCTGACCGCCGCAATATCGGCCTGCTGCAATCGGTGCGCCTTGCCCTGCTGATGCACATGTTCATCCGCGCGGTGCAGGTACCGCCGTTTGCCCGGTCGAACGACGTCAGCCGTGACGATGTGCTGGAAATGGTGCTGTCGCTGCGTGTTGACGATGCGCTGGCGCAGCTTCGTCGCGCCTATCCGGTGATCGAACCCGAAATCACCGATTTCGCGGTGGATGAAGCGACCGATTATCCTGACCATCGCGGCGAAGACTATGGCGCCATCCGCGCCCGTTTCATCGACCCCATCGAACGCGCCCACGCGCTGAACATCCGCATCGCGGTTGCCATCGCCAACTACTTCGGCGCGCACGGATAA
- the ccoS gene encoding cbb3-type cytochrome oxidase assembly protein CcoS: protein MNGVAFMLPIALGMGLFGLAAFFWALKRGQFADLDGAAARILIEEDEPQ, encoded by the coding sequence ATGAACGGTGTCGCTTTCATGTTGCCCATTGCCCTTGGCATGGGACTGTTCGGCCTTGCCGCATTCTTCTGGGCGTTGAAGCGCGGGCAATTCGCCGATCTCGATGGGGCTGCGGCCCGTATCCTGATCGAAGAGGATGAACCGCAATGA
- a CDS encoding tetratricopeptide repeat protein translates to MTLADRRRWPWLLLTAVLMVVAGAIALDKWRARQAPPDPLPEQIQPWFGPRNQGELVLSAQVGVEGARNRLSLMPGEWLRQEMLARALVRRFRINGDYADLAEADGLLDKALAAAPFPAGPSLSRAEVSLLAHKLDAADKGLARFFAQVGEPDAEESAGAWSIKGDIAFQRGDMKAARLAYARAEEYDNNAAVALRQSMLALRSGDAELARRRVNAIMRAPKLNRWVKAQVALQRATIAYATGDWKAAGLWVRFADGFFPGNPLVEAHVAQQRALEGDLPGAVRAYEAVVAKAPLPEMMDALAFTLRLQGKGVESRAWADKASAIWAERYRLMPEAATAHLVEHELALGDPKRALPIAQADAARRPHGASLILLARAQVLTQNARAAVATLEQAEKTGWRSAGLYLALADAHAAAGDTDAAEDAREEAADINPKALDPAARYIWFGHD, encoded by the coding sequence GTGACTTTGGCGGACAGGCGGCGGTGGCCATGGCTGCTGCTGACAGCAGTGCTGATGGTGGTGGCAGGGGCGATTGCGCTGGACAAATGGCGGGCGCGGCAAGCACCGCCCGATCCACTGCCTGAGCAAATCCAGCCATGGTTCGGCCCGCGTAATCAGGGTGAACTTGTTCTGTCAGCACAAGTCGGCGTTGAGGGCGCACGCAACCGGTTGTCGCTGATGCCCGGCGAATGGCTACGGCAGGAAATGCTGGCGCGCGCACTGGTGCGGCGCTTCCGCATCAACGGGGACTATGCCGATCTGGCCGAGGCGGATGGTCTGCTGGACAAGGCGCTCGCTGCCGCCCCCTTCCCTGCCGGGCCAAGCCTGAGCCGGGCCGAGGTGTCGCTGCTGGCGCACAAGCTGGATGCCGCGGACAAGGGGCTGGCGCGGTTCTTTGCGCAAGTGGGCGAACCCGATGCCGAAGAGTCTGCCGGGGCGTGGAGCATCAAGGGCGACATCGCGTTTCAGCGCGGCGACATGAAGGCGGCGCGGCTGGCCTACGCCCGTGCCGAGGAATACGACAACAACGCCGCCGTGGCGCTGCGCCAGTCGATGCTGGCCCTGCGCAGTGGCGACGCCGAACTGGCGCGGCGGCGGGTCAACGCCATCATGCGCGCGCCCAAGCTGAACCGCTGGGTAAAGGCGCAGGTCGCCTTGCAGCGGGCAACGATTGCCTATGCCACGGGCGACTGGAAGGCGGCGGGCCTGTGGGTGCGCTTTGCCGATGGGTTCTTCCCCGGCAATCCGCTGGTTGAAGCGCATGTGGCGCAGCAGCGTGCGCTGGAGGGGGATTTGCCGGGTGCGGTGCGGGCCTATGAAGCGGTTGTCGCCAAGGCCCCCCTGCCCGAAATGATGGATGCCCTGGCCTTTACCTTGCGCTTGCAGGGCAAAGGCGTAGAAAGCCGGGCCTGGGCCGACAAGGCCAGCGCGATCTGGGCAGAGCGGTATCGGCTGATGCCCGAAGCGGCGACGGCGCATCTGGTGGAACACGAACTGGCGCTGGGCGACCCCAAACGCGCGCTGCCAATAGCACAGGCTGACGCGGCACGGCGTCCGCATGGGGCCAGCCTGATCCTGCTGGCCAGGGCGCAAGTGCTGACCCAGAATGCACGCGCGGCCGTGGCCACACTGGAGCAGGCAGAGAAAACCGGATGGCGCAGCGCCGGGCTGTATCTGGCACTGGCAGATGCCCACGCTGCCGCCGGGGATACCGATGCGGCAGAGGATGCGCGCGAAGAAGCAGCGGATATCAACCCAAAGGCGCTTGATCCAGCGGCCAGATACATCTGGTTCGGGCATGATTGA
- a CDS encoding SLC13 family permease, which translates to MDARSIGRVAGPLGFIVTLLAAAPAGMPDAAWSAAGLVWWMAVWWMTEALPLSATAFLPFLVLPLTGVADANKTAGAYYSPLMFLFVGGAFLALAIERTGLHRRLALFIMGFAGARPGQLLLGVMVATAVLSSFISNTSTALIMMPMAVAMLRAGGVREGETGGMAGALPMGIAFAASIGGLATLIGTPTNAIAAGLIEKALGTKITFLQWALYGVPIVVIAVPLAAGIIARVQKLDADSFDPAQARAAIGHATGWSLPEKRLIPVVVLAFLAWVLQPWLEGVFPKGGFTDGTVAAVAGLVLFILPDGTGRPMLTWPEANRAPWDVVLMFGGGLAMAMGMTESGLTKWMGEMLLPLQHVPLPVVALVLVAFVILVTEFASNIAAASGIMPVVAALVAALGADPILLALPAAFAATWGFMLPAGTGPNALAWATGHCSMRAMVKAGFALDVAGVFLLVGVVWAVTGLF; encoded by the coding sequence ATCGACGCGCGCAGTATTGGACGTGTTGCCGGGCCGCTGGGCTTTATCGTGACATTGCTGGCAGCAGCGCCTGCGGGAATGCCCGATGCGGCGTGGAGCGCGGCGGGGCTGGTGTGGTGGATGGCAGTATGGTGGATGACCGAGGCCCTGCCGCTTTCGGCCACCGCATTCCTGCCCTTTCTGGTGCTGCCGCTGACCGGGGTGGCCGATGCCAACAAGACGGCAGGCGCTTATTATTCGCCGCTGATGTTCCTGTTTGTGGGTGGCGCGTTTCTGGCGCTGGCCATTGAACGGACCGGGCTGCACCGGCGGCTGGCGCTGTTTATCATGGGCTTTGCAGGCGCGCGACCGGGGCAATTATTGCTGGGCGTGATGGTCGCAACGGCAGTACTGTCCAGCTTTATATCAAATACTTCTACCGCATTGATAATGATGCCGATGGCCGTTGCCATGCTGCGCGCGGGCGGCGTGCGCGAAGGTGAAACCGGCGGCATGGCGGGTGCGCTACCGATGGGGATTGCCTTTGCCGCCAGCATTGGCGGACTGGCGACGTTGATCGGCACGCCCACCAATGCCATTGCCGCAGGGCTGATCGAAAAGGCGCTGGGGACGAAAATCACGTTTCTACAATGGGCGCTATATGGCGTGCCGATTGTGGTGATTGCGGTTCCGCTGGCGGCAGGGATCATCGCGCGGGTGCAAAAGCTGGACGCCGACAGTTTTGACCCGGCACAGGCGCGCGCGGCGATCGGCCATGCGACAGGCTGGTCCCTGCCCGAAAAGCGGCTGATTCCGGTGGTGGTACTGGCGTTTCTGGCCTGGGTGCTTCAGCCCTGGCTTGAAGGGGTGTTCCCGAAAGGTGGCTTTACCGATGGAACGGTGGCGGCAGTGGCCGGGCTGGTGCTGTTCATTTTGCCCGATGGAACCGGTCGTCCCATGCTGACATGGCCCGAAGCCAACCGCGCGCCGTGGGACGTGGTGCTGATGTTTGGCGGAGGATTGGCCATGGCAATGGGCATGACCGAATCCGGCCTGACCAAGTGGATGGGCGAAATGCTGTTACCGTTGCAGCACGTTCCCCTGCCTGTCGTGGCGCTGGTGCTGGTGGCCTTCGTTATCCTTGTCACCGAATTTGCGAGCAATATCGCGGCGGCGAGCGGGATCATGCCGGTAGTGGCCGCGCTGGTGGCGGCGTTGGGGGCAGACCCGATCCTGCTGGCCCTGCCCGCCGCTTTTGCCGCGACATGGGGCTTCATGCTGCCAGCCGGAACCGGGCCGAACGCGCTGGCATGGGCCACCGGGCACTGTTCGATGCGCGCGATGGTCAAGGCCGGTTTCGCGCTGGATGTGGCGGGCGTGTTCCTGCTGGTGGGCGTGGTCTGGGCCGTGACCGGGCTATTCTGA
- the eda gene encoding bifunctional 4-hydroxy-2-oxoglutarate aldolase/2-dehydro-3-deoxy-phosphogluconate aldolase translates to MKPIETIMRTAPVIPVLVIEDVDHALPIARALVKGGLRVLEVTLRTPAALDVIHAMKGVEGAIVGAGTVTNPDELKAAIDAGAEFIVSPGLTDNLGKAAVASGIPFLPGIASAGDIMRGLDLGLTHFKFFPASTSGGLPALKALAAPFHQCRFCPTGGITPATAPEWLGFDPVLCVGGSWVVGKGAPDEAAIEAAAREAVALGQ, encoded by the coding sequence ATGAAACCGATCGAAACCATCATGCGCACCGCGCCGGTCATTCCGGTGCTGGTCATCGAAGACGTCGATCACGCGCTTCCCATCGCCCGCGCGCTGGTAAAGGGCGGCCTGCGGGTTCTCGAAGTTACCCTGCGCACGCCCGCCGCGCTGGATGTGATCCACGCGATGAAGGGCGTCGAAGGCGCCATCGTCGGCGCGGGCACCGTTACCAATCCCGATGAACTCAAGGCCGCTATCGATGCTGGCGCCGAATTTATCGTGTCGCCCGGCCTGACCGACAATCTGGGCAAGGCCGCTGTCGCATCGGGCATTCCGTTCCTGCCGGGCATTGCATCGGCGGGCGATATCATGCGCGGGCTTGATCTGGGGCTGACCCATTTCAAGTTTTTCCCGGCCTCCACGTCGGGCGGCTTGCCCGCGCTCAAGGCGCTGGCCGCACCGTTCCACCAGTGCCGTTTCTGCCCGACCGGGGGCATTACCCCCGCCACCGCGCCTGAATGGCTGGGTTTCGACCCCGTTCTGTGCGTCGGTGGCAGTTGGGTCGTCGGTAAGGGCGCGCCTGATGAGGCCGCCATCGAAGCCGCTGCGCGTGAAGCGGTAGCGCTGGGACAATAA
- a CDS encoding HupE/UreJ family protein yields the protein MIERVWRGLLLALLVLWAPPALAHLTPNSEIRLNFAPGAVTADVIVPQAEFAYATGLATDNRPASLERAKARVLADMAVTSPDGKAWGVRVDRLAFEQIAGPPDLHMALTLTPPEGADDRALRWTWRVVTAQVPSHFALLVVDADLAGGVKGEQELVGALTGERPSLLVNRGQASAAGLLANAFALGAHHIAEGYDHLLFLLALLLPAPLLTAGGRWQGQRSGRATVKALAWIVTAFTIGHSATLILGAFFHLTLPAQPVEAGIAFSVLVSAMHAARPLFPGREPLVAGLFGLVHGMAFATLVSNFGLGAGTRALAILGFNLGIEAVQLGVVLVATPLLIALARWRHGAAVRIVLAGLTGLAALVWLVERLGLS from the coding sequence ATGATTGAGCGTGTCTGGCGCGGCCTTCTTCTGGCTTTGCTGGTGCTGTGGGCGCCCCCTGCGCTTGCCCATCTGACGCCCAATTCGGAAATCCGACTGAACTTTGCCCCCGGCGCGGTGACGGCGGATGTGATCGTGCCGCAGGCTGAGTTCGCCTATGCCACGGGGCTTGCCACCGATAATCGCCCCGCAAGTCTGGAACGGGCGAAAGCGCGGGTTCTGGCAGATATGGCCGTGACCTCGCCCGATGGGAAGGCGTGGGGCGTGCGAGTGGACCGGCTGGCGTTTGAACAGATTGCCGGGCCGCCGGATTTGCACATGGCGCTGACATTGACCCCACCTGAGGGAGCGGATGACCGGGCGCTGCGCTGGACCTGGCGGGTGGTGACGGCGCAAGTGCCCAGCCACTTTGCGCTGCTGGTAGTGGATGCCGATCTGGCGGGCGGCGTGAAGGGCGAGCAGGAACTGGTCGGCGCGCTCACGGGTGAAAGGCCATCGCTGCTGGTGAACCGGGGGCAGGCTTCGGCGGCAGGATTACTGGCCAATGCCTTTGCATTGGGCGCGCATCACATTGCCGAAGGGTATGACCATCTGCTGTTCCTGCTGGCGTTGCTGCTGCCCGCGCCGCTGCTGACCGCAGGGGGGCGTTGGCAGGGACAGCGCAGCGGGCGCGCCACGGTAAAGGCGCTGGCGTGGATCGTCACCGCGTTCACCATCGGCCATTCCGCCACGCTCATCCTTGGCGCGTTTTTCCACCTGACCTTGCCCGCGCAACCGGTGGAAGCGGGCATTGCCTTTTCCGTGCTGGTATCGGCCATGCACGCGGCGCGCCCGCTGTTTCCGGGGCGTGAGCCATTGGTCGCAGGGCTGTTCGGGCTGGTGCATGGCATGGCCTTTGCCACATTGGTCAGCAATTTCGGGCTGGGCGCAGGAACGCGCGCACTGGCGATATTGGGTTTCAATCTGGGGATCGAAGCGGTGCAATTGGGCGTGGTGCTGGTGGCAACGCCATTGTTGATCGCCCTGGCCCGGTGGCGGCATGGCGCAGCGGTGCGGATTGTGCTTGCAGGGTTGACCGGCCTTGCCGCCCTTGTCTGGCTGGTGGAACGACTAGGGCTTTCCTGA
- a CDS encoding DUF934 domain-containing protein, producing MVEQNLRYRNDEPVSDPAVTVDAFADQNNATAVRIEPGDDARALLPHLGRLALVEVNFPAYTDGRGYSAARILREHGYQGELRAVGDVLLDQLSHMRRCGFDSFAPNQQISAEAADKAFGTWPDVYQKTVDGRPAIWAKRHPA from the coding sequence ATGGTTGAGCAGAACCTGCGTTACCGCAATGACGAGCCGGTCAGCGATCCGGCGGTAACGGTTGACGCCTTTGCCGACCAGAACAACGCAACCGCCGTGCGGATTGAACCGGGCGACGATGCGCGCGCGCTGCTGCCGCACCTTGGCCGGCTGGCGCTGGTCGAAGTCAACTTCCCGGCATACACCGATGGGCGCGGCTATTCGGCCGCGCGCATCCTGCGCGAACATGGCTATCAGGGCGAATTGCGCGCCGTGGGCGATGTGCTGCTGGACCAGCTTTCGCACATGCGTCGCTGCGGTTTTGACAGCTTTGCCCCCAACCAGCAGATCAGCGCCGAAGCTGCCGACAAGGCGTTCGGCACATGGCCTGACGTGTATCAGAAGACCGTCGACGGTCGCCCCGCAATCTGGGCGAAGCGTCACCCCGCGTAA
- the hemN gene encoding oxygen-independent coproporphyrinogen III oxidase, whose product MSFEMKIQPETIADWTYYPELLERPVPRYTSYPTAAEFVEESFEQRQREALRAVRGSVSLYLHIPYCQEICWYCGCNTGAANKTQRLSAYLEALHHEIELVARNLDPSVRISRIAFGGGSPNAIKPTDFVRLVDRLTLNFRLDRPVLSIELDPRSLAPDWFMALRGIGVIKASLGVQTLDPRVQAAIGRVQPRDHIERAVDGLRRAGVNSINFDLMYGLPFQDDAVLADTLDQSVAMGADRIALFGYAHVPAMIPRQKRIDVSQLPDQRARFRMAAQGYARLVDAGYSPIGFDHFALPNDDLARATANGTLRRNFQGFTDDQVPVLIGLGASSISEFPDLFVQNEKNAGRYRMLTGADQLTGRKGVARSADDRRRSAIITDLLCRGRATIDADLLATHRARLMPFIERGLARLDGDTLCLLEGNEPYARSVASVFDAYRGGPKQFSSAV is encoded by the coding sequence ATGTCGTTTGAAATGAAGATCCAACCCGAAACCATTGCAGACTGGACCTACTATCCAGAACTGCTCGAACGTCCGGTGCCCCGCTATACCAGCTATCCCACGGCGGCTGAGTTCGTTGAGGAAAGCTTTGAACAGCGCCAGCGCGAAGCCTTGCGCGCGGTGCGGGGCAGCGTCTCGCTTTATCTGCATATCCCATACTGTCAGGAAATCTGCTGGTATTGCGGATGCAACACAGGCGCCGCCAACAAGACCCAGCGCCTGTCCGCCTATCTTGAAGCGCTGCACCATGAAATCGAACTGGTCGCGCGCAATCTCGATCCGTCCGTGCGCATTTCGCGCATCGCCTTCGGCGGGGGTAGCCCGAACGCAATCAAGCCCACCGATTTCGTCCGGCTCGTGGACCGGCTGACGCTCAACTTCCGGCTGGACCGTCCGGTGCTGTCCATCGAACTCGACCCGCGCAGCCTTGCACCTGACTGGTTCATGGCCCTGCGAGGCATCGGCGTCATCAAGGCCAGCCTTGGGGTTCAGACGCTCGACCCGCGCGTGCAGGCTGCCATTGGCCGCGTTCAGCCGCGCGACCATATAGAACGGGCCGTCGACGGGCTGCGCAGGGCGGGGGTCAATTCGATCAATTTCGACCTGATGTATGGCCTGCCGTTTCAGGATGATGCGGTGCTGGCCGACACGCTCGATCAATCCGTCGCCATGGGCGCGGATCGCATCGCCCTGTTCGGTTATGCCCATGTCCCCGCCATGATCCCGCGCCAGAAGCGGATCGACGTCAGCCAGTTGCCCGACCAGCGCGCTCGCTTTCGCATGGCTGCCCAAGGTTATGCCCGGCTGGTCGATGCAGGCTACAGCCCGATCGGCTTCGATCACTTTGCCCTGCCGAACGATGATCTTGCCCGCGCCACCGCCAATGGCACCCTGCGCCGCAACTTTCAGGGCTTCACCGACGATCAGGTTCCGGTGCTGATCGGGCTTGGCGCATCCTCGATCAGCGAATTTCCCGATCTGTTCGTGCAGAATGAAAAGAACGCGGGCCGCTACCGGATGCTGACCGGGGCAGACCAGTTGACCGGACGCAAGGGCGTGGCCCGCAGCGCCGATGACCGCCGCCGTAGCGCCATCATCACCGATCTGCTGTGCCGTGGCCGTGCCACCATTGATGCCGACCTGCTGGCCACCCATCGTGCGCGGCTGATGCCATTCATCGAACGCGGCCTTGCCCGGCTGGATGGCGATACGCTGTGCCTGCTTGAAGGCAATGAACCCTATGCCCGGTCGGTGGCCTCGGTGTTCGATGCCTATCGCGGCGGGCCAAAGCAGTTCAGCTCTGCGGTGTAA
- a CDS encoding phosphoadenylyl-sulfate reductase produces MDSTVTRKIDLIDTAPRFTETDAIRLNNLFRGTDTHEMMRSVIRDGLAGDLAIVSSFGAESAVLLHLIAQVDASVPVLFLETHKHFPETLAYRDELIGFLGMTNLQIIEPDAEVIAKKDDNGLRWSWDPDGCCEIRKVQPLAKALLHFDGSITGRKGFQSKTRSGLPRFEIDHSDAQGRLKINPLASWDKDMLAAYFAEHGLPAHPLVAQGYPSIGCAPCTSKVAEGEDPRSGRWKGWDKTECGIHSPTDGEVSAVPGSGKPDDLPPGYEPVF; encoded by the coding sequence ATGGACAGCACCGTGACCCGCAAGATCGACCTGATCGACACTGCGCCGCGTTTCACCGAAACCGACGCGATCCGCCTGAACAACCTCTTTCGGGGCACCGACACGCATGAGATGATGCGTTCGGTGATCCGTGACGGGCTGGCTGGCGATCTGGCGATCGTGTCAAGCTTTGGCGCGGAAAGCGCGGTGCTGCTTCATCTGATTGCGCAGGTCGATGCCAGCGTGCCGGTGTTGTTTCTCGAAACGCACAAGCACTTCCCCGAAACGCTCGCCTATCGTGACGAGCTGATCGGCTTTCTGGGCATGACCAACCTTCAGATCATCGAACCCGATGCTGAAGTTATCGCCAAGAAAGACGACAACGGGCTGCGCTGGTCGTGGGATCCTGATGGCTGCTGCGAAATCCGCAAGGTGCAGCCGCTGGCCAAGGCGCTGTTGCATTTTGACGGGTCGATTACCGGTCGCAAGGGCTTTCAGTCCAAGACCCGTTCCGGGCTGCCCCGGTTCGAGATCGACCATTCAGATGCGCAGGGGCGGTTGAAGATCAACCCGCTGGCATCGTGGGACAAGGACATGCTGGCAGCCTATTTCGCCGAACATGGCCTGCCCGCGCACCCGCTGGTAGCCCAAGGTTATCCGTCGATAGGCTGCGCGCCCTGCACCAGCAAGGTGGCAGAGGGCGAAGACCCGCGTTCGGGCCGCTGGAAGGGCTGGGACAAAACCGAATGCGGCATCCATTCGCCCACCGACGGCGAAGTGAGCGCCGTTCCGGGCAGCGGCAAGCCTGATGATCTGCCGCCGGGGTATGAACCAGTTTTCTGA